From a single Candidatus Izimaplasma bacterium HR1 genomic region:
- the ypwA gene encoding Putative metalloprotease YpwA, with protein MDLLAKFREIQEKQKSYQYVLNIIGWDSATEAPGAAFPRRAKMLQFVTGELFKLGVNEEYQQAVYGLFEQLDTLEDSVQREIKKAKKALDKLTKIPENEFVEYQTLVGLSQRLWEEAKEKNDWDMFKGNLEKLVDYNRKFITYFDTDKEAYDVLLDDYEEGMDMFKYDKFFNTLKKDLVPFVRKVLKEGKPLDKDFTLDFFEANKQKEFCEYLIDVLDFDRTKGLMKESVHPFTWNTHPSDVRFTTRYLENFVFSSIFAAIHELGHATYEQQIDEKWNETGLSGGTSMGIHESQSRFYENVIGRSREFWEVHYPAFKELFPEQLKDVTLDDFHRATNKVEASFVRVEADELTYPLHIMLRYEIERMLFSNEIEVDDLPRVWSEKMVEYLGIEPKDYADGVLQDVHWSAGLFGYFPTYALGSAYAAQFYYTMMKEIDIDELVRTNKIKDINKWLKEKIHQFGSSKNPEELLVDITGEKFNPKYYVKYLIEKYTKLYL; from the coding sequence TTGGATTTATTAGCTAAATTTAGAGAAATACAGGAAAAACAGAAATCATATCAATATGTCCTAAACATAATTGGATGGGATAGTGCAACAGAGGCACCAGGAGCTGCATTCCCAAGAAGAGCAAAAATGTTACAATTTGTAACCGGAGAATTATTTAAATTAGGAGTAAATGAGGAATACCAACAAGCGGTATATGGCTTGTTTGAGCAACTTGATACTCTTGAAGATTCTGTGCAAAGAGAGATTAAGAAAGCAAAAAAAGCGCTAGACAAACTTACTAAGATTCCTGAAAATGAATTTGTAGAATACCAAACTTTGGTTGGGTTATCTCAAAGACTTTGGGAAGAAGCAAAAGAAAAGAATGATTGGGACATGTTTAAAGGTAATTTAGAGAAATTAGTTGATTATAATCGCAAATTTATTACATATTTCGATACAGATAAAGAGGCTTATGATGTGTTATTGGACGATTACGAAGAAGGAATGGACATGTTTAAATACGATAAGTTCTTCAACACATTGAAAAAAGACTTGGTACCATTCGTAAGAAAAGTTCTTAAAGAGGGAAAACCGCTAGATAAAGACTTCACTTTAGATTTCTTTGAAGCGAACAAGCAAAAGGAGTTCTGTGAATATTTAATCGACGTTTTAGATTTTGATCGTACAAAAGGACTTATGAAAGAGAGTGTTCATCCTTTTACTTGGAATACACATCCTTCTGATGTAAGATTTACGACAAGATACTTAGAAAACTTTGTATTTTCTTCAATATTTGCTGCAATACATGAATTAGGTCACGCTACATATGAGCAGCAAATAGATGAAAAATGGAATGAGACAGGCTTAAGTGGTGGGACTTCAATGGGTATTCATGAGTCACAATCTAGATTCTATGAGAATGTTATTGGAAGAAGTAGAGAATTTTGGGAAGTACATTATCCTGCTTTTAAGGAATTATTCCCAGAACAACTTAAAGACGTAACACTTGATGATTTTCATCGAGCTACAAATAAAGTAGAAGCTTCGTTTGTACGTGTTGAAGCCGATGAGTTAACTTATCCTCTGCATATCATGCTTCGTTATGAAATTGAGAGAATGCTGTTCTCAAATGAAATTGAAGTTGATGATTTACCAAGAGTATGGAGTGAGAAAATGGTGGAATATCTTGGTATAGAGCCAAAAGATTATGCCGACGGTGTATTACAAGATGTTCACTGGAGTGCTGGATTATTTGGATATTTCCCAACATATGCACTGGGAAGTGCTTATGCAGCACAATTCTACTACACTATGATGAAGGAAATTGATATTGATGAACTTGTAAGAACAAACAAAATCAAAGATATAAATAAATGGTTGAAGGAGAAAATTCACCAATTCGGTAGTTCTAAGAATCCTGAAGAATTATTAGTTGATATAACTGGTGAAAAATTCAATCCTAAATATTACGTTAAGTATCTAATTGAGAAATACACAAAACTGTATTTATAA
- the purB gene encoding Adenylosuccinate lyase yields the protein MIDRYRREIVENIFTDENKFKAYLLMEIYTLEAWSELGVIPKEDVDKVRENANFSVERIKEIEQETRHDIVAFTRCVSEYLGEEKKWVHYGLTSTDVVDTANGYLYKLANDILFEDLLKFQEVLRKQALRFEKTPCIGRTHGIHADITSFGLKWALWFDEFSRHLERFKLVRDEVEMGKISGAVGNFANTPPFVQDYVCEKLGINSANISTQTLQRDRHANYMAELALIGSSMEKIAVEIRHLQRTEVRELEEFFRKGQKGSSAMPHKRNPISSENIAGCSRVLRGYMLASYENIPLWHERDISHSAVERIIVPDAIMLLDYMLNRYTKVLENITVFEDRMLKNIYITNGVIFSQRILSKLIEKGLSREVAYDTVQPLSMKSWENGLLFKELLLDSKEINEYLSKEEIEESFDISYFLKNVRTIFERVGIV from the coding sequence ATGATAGATAGATATAGAAGAGAAATAGTAGAAAACATCTTTACAGATGAGAATAAATTTAAAGCTTATCTATTAATGGAAATATATACTTTAGAAGCATGGAGTGAATTAGGTGTTATACCCAAAGAAGATGTTGATAAAGTAAGGGAAAACGCTAATTTTAGCGTAGAACGTATAAAAGAGATAGAACAAGAAACAAGACATGACATCGTCGCTTTCACAAGATGTGTAAGCGAATATCTAGGTGAAGAAAAGAAATGGGTACACTATGGTTTAACAAGTACAGATGTTGTTGATACAGCAAATGGTTACTTATATAAACTAGCTAATGATATCCTATTTGAGGATTTACTAAAATTCCAAGAAGTTCTTAGAAAACAAGCTTTGAGATTTGAAAAAACGCCTTGTATTGGAAGAACTCACGGAATTCATGCAGATATTACTTCATTTGGACTTAAATGGGCATTATGGTTTGATGAGTTTAGTCGTCATTTAGAAAGGTTTAAACTAGTTAGAGATGAAGTGGAAATGGGTAAAATAAGCGGTGCAGTAGGAAATTTCGCTAATACACCTCCATTTGTTCAAGATTATGTTTGTGAGAAGTTAGGAATTAACTCAGCAAATATATCTACTCAGACATTACAAAGGGATCGTCATGCTAATTATATGGCGGAACTCGCACTTATTGGTTCTTCAATGGAAAAAATCGCTGTTGAGATTCGCCATTTACAAAGAACTGAAGTAAGAGAACTAGAAGAATTCTTTAGAAAAGGCCAAAAAGGTTCAAGTGCAATGCCTCACAAGAGAAATCCGATAAGTTCAGAAAATATCGCTGGATGTTCCAGAGTACTAAGAGGATATATGCTTGCTTCATATGAGAATATTCCTTTATGGCATGAAAGAGATATTTCACATTCTGCAGTTGAGAGAATTATTGTTCCAGATGCAATAATGCTTCTAGATTATATGCTTAATCGCTATACAAAGGTGTTAGAAAATATTACTGTATTCGAAGATAGAATGTTAAAAAACATCTATATTACAAATGGTGTTATATTCTCACAAAGAATTCTATCTAAGTTAATTGAAAAAGGGTTATCACGTGAAGTTGCATATGATACAGTTCAACCTTTATCAATGAAATCATGGGAAAATGGCTTGTTATTTAAGGAATTGCTTCTTGATAGTAAGGAAATAAATGAATATTTGTCCAAAGAAGAGATTGAAGAATCTTTCGATATATCATACTTTCTAAAGAA
- the flr gene encoding Flavoredoxin, translating into MKYIDLDYSEKASEMLPALENGIFMTTKVGDKVNTMTIAWGGINFVWNKPVFVAYVRYSRDTYEMMKNTEEFTINVPLHNDLKNELAFCGTKSGRDYDKIRECNFTLIDGRIVNTPIIADCEMHYECKVIYKQAMEPNNIPESILQRYYTNNNFHVIFYGEIVDSYIIKGE; encoded by the coding sequence ATGAAATATATTGATCTAGATTATAGTGAAAAAGCAAGTGAAATGTTACCTGCTTTAGAAAATGGGATTTTTATGACTACGAAGGTAGGAGACAAAGTTAATACAATGACTATCGCTTGGGGTGGAATCAACTTTGTTTGGAATAAACCAGTATTTGTTGCTTATGTAAGATATTCTAGAGATACATATGAAATGATGAAGAATACTGAAGAATTCACAATAAATGTACCTCTACACAATGATCTAAAGAATGAATTGGCCTTCTGTGGTACGAAATCAGGCCGAGACTACGATAAAATTAGGGAATGTAATTTTACTCTCATAGATGGAAGAATTGTTAACACGCCAATTATAGCTGATTGTGAGATGCATTATGAATGTAAAGTTATTTATAAACAAGCAATGGAACCTAATAATATTCCTGAGAGTATTTTACAAAGGTATTATACAAACAATAATTTTCATGTTATATTTTATGGTGAGATTGTAGATTCTTATATCATAAAAGGAGAGTAA
- the folD_2 gene encoding Bifunctional protein FolD protein, whose amino-acid sequence MGEIISGKELSKQIREEVRLQVEELKCKYKAVPHLAVVLVGEDPASQSYVKAKERACIKAGMKSTAIIKPLTITEEALLNIVKDLNDDTTVHGILVQLPLPKHIDENKVIDAIDITKDVDGFHPLNVAYMHLGRDAILPATPKGIMTMIHSKNIELKGKDAIIIGRSNIVGKPIAMLLMKEHATVQIAHSRTVNLKEKCLRSDIIVAAVGRPNTVTSDMVKDGAVIIDVGVNRVDGKLCGDCDFENIKDKASYITPVPGGVGPMTITSLLQNTLECFERLMK is encoded by the coding sequence ATGGGAGAAATCATTAGTGGTAAGGAATTATCTAAGCAAATAAGAGAAGAAGTTAGACTTCAAGTAGAAGAACTGAAATGCAAGTATAAAGCCGTTCCCCATCTAGCAGTGGTCTTAGTTGGAGAAGATCCAGCAAGCCAAAGTTATGTGAAAGCGAAAGAACGTGCTTGTATAAAAGCAGGTATGAAAAGTACGGCAATTATAAAACCATTAACAATTACTGAAGAAGCGTTGTTGAATATAGTAAAAGACTTAAATGATGATACAACGGTTCATGGTATACTTGTACAACTTCCATTACCTAAACATATTGATGAGAATAAAGTAATTGATGCGATAGATATTACTAAAGACGTTGATGGGTTCCATCCTTTGAATGTCGCCTATATGCATTTAGGTAGAGATGCTATTTTACCAGCTACACCTAAAGGAATCATGACGATGATTCATAGTAAAAACATTGAGCTAAAAGGTAAAGATGCAATTATAATTGGACGTAGTAATATAGTGGGGAAACCCATAGCTATGCTATTGATGAAAGAACATGCAACTGTGCAAATTGCTCATAGTAGAACTGTAAACTTAAAGGAAAAATGTCTAAGATCAGACATTATAGTAGCTGCTGTTGGACGACCAAATACTGTTACATCTGATATGGTAAAAGATGGTGCAGTTATAATTGATGTAGGTGTTAACCGAGTTGATGGTAAACTTTGTGGTGATTGTGATTTTGAAAACATCAAAGACAAAGCAAGTTATATTACTCCTGTTCCAGGTGGAGTTGGACCTATGACAATAACATCATTATTACAAAATACACTTGAATGCTTTGAGAGGTTAATGAAATGA